Proteins from a genomic interval of Clostridium scatologenes:
- a CDS encoding class IV adenylate cyclase has protein sequence MNEFETRIIDIDVENIREKLQNINAVKVKEENQINNIYDFHDKRLINNKGYARIRIVHNLLDNSNHYYMTTKKLLSQGTYKIMEENETEILNADSGEKIFKSLGLDLIQSIKKYRESYKYKNTLVEIDINDKSFCPFPYIEIETSDDKELEEVVILLGYTIKDTTSKTIFKILEERGL, from the coding sequence ATGAACGAATTTGAAACAAGAATAATTGATATAGACGTTGAAAATATAAGAGAAAAACTTCAAAATATAAATGCTGTCAAAGTAAAAGAAGAAAATCAAATAAATAACATATATGATTTTCACGACAAAAGATTGATAAATAACAAAGGATATGCAAGAATAAGAATAGTTCACAATTTACTTGATAACTCAAATCATTATTATATGACTACAAAAAAGTTATTAAGTCAAGGAACATATAAAATAATGGAAGAAAATGAAACTGAAATATTAAATGCTGATTCTGGTGAAAAAATATTTAAGTCCCTAGGTTTAGATCTTATTCAATCAATAAAAAAATACCGAGAAAGTTATAAATATAAAAATACTCTAGTAGAAATTGATATAAACGACAAAAGTTTCTGTCCTTTCCCTTATATAGAAATAGAAACATCTGATGATAAAGAATTAGAAGAAGTAGTTATATTACTTGGTTATACTATTAAAGATACTACCTCAAAAACTATATTTAAAATATTAGAAGAGAGAGGACTTTAA
- a CDS encoding EscU/YscU/HrcU family type III secretion system export apparatus switch protein, giving the protein MDKRKKAAALRYEQGYEAPVVTAAGMGYVADKIIENAEKANVPIVYDKELTDLLSSLDVGDSIPFELYDAVAKVIAYVMDVDKNMGK; this is encoded by the coding sequence ATGGATAAAAGGAAAAAAGCTGCAGCCTTAAGATATGAACAGGGGTATGAAGCGCCTGTTGTAACTGCAGCAGGAATGGGATATGTTGCAGATAAAATAATAGAAAATGCAGAAAAGGCTAATGTACCAATAGTATATGATAAAGAGCTCACAGATCTTTTGAGCAGTTTAGATGTAGGAGATTCCATTCCTTTTGAGTTGTATGATGCAGTGGCGAAGGTAATAGCTTATGTAATGGATGTAGATAAAAATATGGGAAAATAG
- the leuS gene encoding leucine--tRNA ligase → MGNYGTNIDEKWQNKWEESGIYKFDENNPGEKLYTLEMFSYPSGSKLHAGHWFNYGPVDSWARMKRMQGFNVFQPMGFDAFGLPAENYAIKTGIHPKDSTLKNIETMEKQLKAMGAMFNWENEVITCMPDYYKWTQWVFLKLYEKGLAYRSAAPVNWCPSCNTVLANEQVVEGACERCGTEVIKKNLTQWFLKITDYAEELLQDLNKLDWPEKTKAMQRHWIGKSKGAEAIFKVDKSSIEFKVFTTRVDTLFGVTYVVLAPENDLVDGLTTGEYRETVAKYKDDAKKQSDIERQSITREKTGVFTGSYAINPINGRKVPIWVADYVLNTYGTGAVMAVPAHDERDFAFATKYNLPIERVIEGGDSLPYTGYGKMINSSEFNGLSGEEGKESIVERLKGMNLGGWKVNYRLRDWLVSRQRYWGAPIPIVYCEKCGTVAIPEENLPVELPYDVEFSPDGKSPLSKSPEFINTTCPKCGGPAKREADTLDTFVCSSWYYLRYPDNKNSEKAFDTEKINRLLPVDMYVGGPEHACMHLLYARFITKALRDMGYLNFDEPFLSLRHQGLILGPDGLKMSKSKGNTISPDDYIKEFGSDVFRMYLMFGFDYSEGGAWSDDGIKSIGRFVDRIERILTSCREIINDSENNKTSLDKAEKALNYVRHFSIKSISEDASKFQFNTSIARLMEYTNALSKYLSEDAKNAAFLKDVIVDFIKLIAPFAPHFAEEQWNLLDMNFSIFNEKWPEFDSNALIKDEIEIAIQVNGKVRAKINIATGLSDDEIKEIILNNDEVKSLIKDKELKKVIVVKGRLVNIVVK, encoded by the coding sequence ATGGGGAACTATGGTACTAACATTGATGAAAAATGGCAAAACAAATGGGAAGAGTCCGGAATTTATAAATTCGATGAAAATAATCCAGGAGAAAAACTTTATACCCTTGAGATGTTCTCTTACCCATCAGGAAGTAAACTTCATGCAGGACATTGGTTTAACTATGGGCCTGTAGATTCTTGGGCTAGAATGAAGAGAATGCAGGGTTTTAATGTATTCCAGCCTATGGGTTTTGATGCCTTTGGACTTCCTGCTGAAAACTATGCAATAAAAACAGGAATACATCCAAAAGATTCTACTCTAAAAAATATTGAAACTATGGAAAAACAACTAAAAGCCATGGGAGCCATGTTTAATTGGGAAAATGAAGTAATTACATGCATGCCAGATTATTACAAATGGACTCAATGGGTATTTTTAAAGCTTTATGAAAAAGGCTTAGCTTACAGAAGTGCTGCACCTGTAAATTGGTGTCCTAGTTGTAATACAGTTTTAGCTAATGAACAAGTAGTAGAGGGTGCTTGCGAAAGATGTGGTACTGAGGTTATAAAGAAAAATTTAACACAATGGTTTCTTAAGATTACAGATTATGCCGAAGAATTGCTACAGGATCTAAATAAATTAGATTGGCCTGAAAAAACTAAAGCTATGCAGAGACACTGGATTGGTAAATCAAAAGGTGCCGAAGCCATTTTTAAAGTAGATAAATCTTCTATTGAATTTAAGGTATTTACAACTAGAGTAGATACTCTATTTGGTGTAACTTATGTAGTTTTAGCGCCTGAAAATGATCTAGTTGATGGACTTACAACTGGTGAATATAGAGAAACAGTAGCTAAATATAAAGACGATGCTAAAAAACAATCAGATATAGAAAGACAGTCTATCACAAGAGAAAAAACTGGAGTATTTACAGGATCATATGCTATTAACCCTATAAATGGCAGAAAAGTTCCTATCTGGGTTGCTGATTATGTTTTAAATACTTATGGTACAGGCGCAGTTATGGCAGTTCCTGCTCATGATGAAAGGGATTTTGCATTTGCTACAAAATATAATCTTCCAATAGAAAGAGTTATTGAAGGAGGAGATTCTCTTCCATATACTGGCTATGGTAAAATGATTAATAGTTCAGAATTCAATGGTCTTTCTGGTGAAGAAGGTAAAGAATCTATAGTAGAAAGACTTAAAGGTATGAATCTTGGTGGCTGGAAGGTTAACTATAGACTAAGAGACTGGTTAGTTTCAAGACAAAGGTATTGGGGTGCTCCTATTCCTATAGTATATTGTGAAAAATGTGGAACAGTAGCTATACCTGAAGAAAATCTACCAGTTGAACTTCCATACGATGTTGAATTTTCACCTGACGGAAAATCTCCTTTATCAAAATCACCTGAATTTATAAATACAACTTGTCCTAAGTGCGGTGGACCTGCTAAAAGAGAAGCTGATACTTTAGATACTTTTGTATGTTCTTCATGGTATTATTTAAGATATCCTGATAATAAAAATTCAGAAAAAGCTTTTGATACTGAAAAAATAAATAGACTTCTTCCTGTAGATATGTATGTAGGTGGACCGGAGCATGCATGTATGCATCTTTTATATGCTAGATTTATAACTAAAGCATTAAGAGATATGGGATATTTAAACTTTGATGAACCTTTTCTATCATTAAGGCATCAAGGATTAATCCTTGGTCCAGATGGCTTAAAAATGAGTAAATCAAAGGGAAACACTATATCACCAGATGATTATATTAAAGAATTTGGTTCAGATGTATTTAGAATGTATCTTATGTTTGGATTTGACTATTCAGAAGGTGGAGCATGGAGTGATGATGGTATAAAATCCATAGGAAGATTTGTAGATAGAATTGAAAGAATTCTAACTTCTTGTAGAGAAATAATTAATGACTCTGAAAATAACAAAACTTCATTAGATAAAGCTGAAAAAGCATTAAACTATGTAAGACATTTTTCTATAAAATCTATATCAGAAGATGCTAGCAAATTCCAATTTAATACTTCTATAGCAAGACTTATGGAATATACAAATGCTCTTTCTAAATATTTATCTGAGGATGCAAAAAACGCTGCTTTCTTAAAAGATGTTATAGTTGATTTTATAAAGCTTATTGCACCTTTTGCTCCTCATTTTGCAGAAGAACAATGGAATCTTTTAGACATGAATTTTTCAATATTTAATGAAAAATGGCCTGAATTTGATTCTAACGCATTAATAAAAGATGAAATAGAGATTGCAATTCAAGTTAATGGAAAAGTAAGAGCAAAAATAAATATAGCTACAGGCCTATCTGATGACGAAATAAAAGAAATCATTCTTAATAATGATGAAGTGAAATCCTTGATCAAGGATAAAGAATTAAAAAAAGTTATAGTTGTTAAAGGTAGACTTGTAAACATAGTTGTAAAATAG
- a CDS encoding metallophosphoesterase, which produces MALFAISDLHLDLNGDKPMDIFGENWFQHDEKIKSNWIEKIKKEDIVLIAGDISWSMKIENGIQDLEWIHKLPGTKVMVKGNHDYWWVSITKLNEMYEDMKFIQNNFFAYGDYAICGTRGWVYPGGDNFSAHDEKIYKRELGRLKLSLDSAVKAGFNNFIVMLHYPPVYDKNMDSGFVGIFKEYGVKLVIYGHLHGASLSKAVKGEVDGIQYIVTSADYLNFNPIKVLEEKVL; this is translated from the coding sequence GTGGCATTATTTGCAATATCTGATTTGCATTTAGATTTGAATGGTGATAAGCCGATGGATATATTTGGTGAAAACTGGTTTCAGCATGATGAAAAAATTAAAAGTAATTGGATTGAAAAGATAAAGAAAGAGGATATAGTACTTATAGCAGGTGACATATCTTGGTCTATGAAAATAGAAAATGGAATACAAGATTTAGAATGGATTCATAAACTTCCAGGTACAAAAGTTATGGTAAAAGGCAATCATGATTATTGGTGGGTAAGTATTACGAAATTAAATGAAATGTATGAAGATATGAAATTTATACAAAATAATTTTTTTGCATATGGAGATTATGCTATATGTGGTACTAGAGGATGGGTATATCCAGGAGGAGATAATTTTTCAGCTCATGATGAAAAAATATATAAAAGAGAACTTGGACGATTGAAGCTATCTTTGGACAGCGCTGTAAAAGCTGGATTCAACAATTTTATTGTTATGCTTCACTATCCTCCTGTATATGATAAAAATATGGATTCTGGATTTGTTGGTATATTTAAAGAATATGGTGTAAAGCTTGTTATATATGGACATTTGCATGGAGCATCTTTATCAAAGGCTGTAAAAGGAGAAGTGGATGGAATTCAATATATTGTTACATCAGCGGATTATTTAAATTTTAATCCTATAAAGGTTTTAGAAGAGAAAGTATTATAG
- a CDS encoding J domain-containing protein, with product MRNPYEVLGVKETATKDEIKKAYRELAKKYHPDQYGNNPLKDLAEDKMRELNEAYDYLMKNTPDASYSNNNQGGYNNNSSYQSIEMDIRNSNFSSAERKLNSITTRDAEWNYLMGLLNLQRGWYNDAYNNLSMACNLNPGNMKYREAFNRLNSMNNSYREPYYNNRRKDTGLCDICATLYCLDCCCECSGGDLISCC from the coding sequence ATGAGAAATCCCTATGAAGTGTTAGGAGTAAAAGAAACTGCCACAAAAGATGAAATAAAAAAAGCTTATAGAGAACTAGCAAAGAAATATCATCCTGACCAATATGGCAATAATCCTTTAAAGGATTTAGCTGAAGATAAAATGAGAGAATTAAATGAAGCTTATGATTATTTAATGAAAAATACTCCTGACGCTTCTTATTCTAACAATAACCAAGGAGGTTATAATAATAATTCTTCATATCAATCAATTGAAATGGATATTAGAAATAGTAACTTTTCTTCAGCAGAACGAAAACTGAACAGCATTACTACAAGAGATGCTGAATGGAATTATTTAATGGGTTTACTTAATCTTCAAAGAGGCTGGTATAATGATGCTTACAATAATTTAAGTATGGCTTGTAATTTAAATCCTGGAAATATGAAATATAGAGAAGCTTTTAATAGATTAAATAGCATGAATAATTCTTACAGAGAGCCTTATTATAATAATAGAAGAAAAGATACAGGTTTATGTGATATATGCGCTACCTTATATTGCCTTGACTGCTGCTGTGAATGTAGTGGTGGAGATCTTATAAGTTGCTGCTAA
- a CDS encoding DUF5685 family protein yields the protein MFGYVTPCKMELKIKDYEKFKAYYCGLCKSIKNNIGNIPRMALNYDMTFLAILLDSLNDTPPVYVKEKCSVHAFKGKAIIKNNPCLHYAAFCNTILSYYKFLDNVNDDNSAKGKIFSMLFKRYLKKTPTILEDHIKHIENILTELYNYESNAKNASIDSLAHHFAELTGFILSSYKNDDNKDTLYWLGYNLGKWIYIIDAFDDLEDDMNKNKFNAVNACFNNDNLPFNEFSKQVEQRIDFILGTCASQCVSFLNKLQLKKNEDLLYNILQYGLLEKMDKVFKRSADKNEKSL from the coding sequence ATGTTTGGTTATGTTACTCCATGTAAAATGGAGCTTAAAATTAAAGACTATGAAAAGTTTAAAGCTTATTATTGTGGTTTGTGTAAATCCATAAAAAATAATATAGGCAATATTCCAAGAATGGCACTTAATTATGATATGACTTTCTTGGCTATACTTTTAGATTCATTAAATGATACGCCCCCTGTTTATGTAAAAGAAAAATGCAGCGTCCATGCCTTTAAGGGTAAAGCTATTATTAAAAATAATCCTTGTTTACATTATGCTGCTTTTTGTAATACGATTTTGAGTTATTATAAATTTTTAGATAATGTAAATGATGATAACTCTGCTAAAGGAAAGATTTTTTCAATGCTTTTCAAAAGGTATTTAAAAAAAACTCCTACAATTTTAGAGGATCATATTAAACATATAGAGAATATATTAACTGAGCTATATAACTATGAATCTAATGCTAAAAATGCCTCAATAGATTCTTTGGCACACCATTTTGCAGAACTTACAGGATTTATTTTAAGTTCTTATAAGAATGATGATAACAAAGATACATTATATTGGTTAGGCTATAATCTTGGAAAATGGATTTATATTATAGATGCCTTTGACGATTTGGAAGACGACATGAATAAAAATAAGTTTAATGCTGTAAATGCTTGTTTTAATAATGATAATCTTCCTTTTAATGAATTCTCTAAACAAGTGGAACAAAGAATAGACTTCATTTTAGGCACCTGTGCTTCCCAATGTGTTTCTTTTCTAAATAAGCTACAGCTGAAAAAAAATGAAGACTTACTATATAATATTTTGCAATATGGACTTTTAGAAAAAATGGATAAAGTGTTTAAAAGGAGTGCTGATAAAAATGAGAAATCCCTATGA
- a CDS encoding GTP pyrophosphokinase — protein MAIGEWKAFLIPYEQAVEELKVKFRSIRKEYRRKNEYSPIEFVTGRVKEISSILEKANKFNIPLDRIDNEIEDIAGIRVMCQFVDDIEKVVEIIRGRKDMQILYEKDYITNVKESGYRSYHVVIKYPVNMADGEKDILAEFQIRTLAMNFWATIEHSLNYKYKHEIPDNIKLKLKSAGDAAFQLDEQMLEIKDEIKDAQKLFEVKSSLVSDIMNNILTLSSMGKFSEAKRYQNQLNKLIEEGEVFELANLLRNTEKVLEMYK, from the coding sequence ATGGCTATAGGGGAATGGAAGGCATTTTTAATACCTTATGAGCAAGCAGTTGAAGAATTAAAAGTTAAATTTAGAAGTATAAGAAAGGAATATAGAAGGAAGAATGAATATTCGCCTATAGAATTTGTTACGGGAAGGGTAAAAGAAATATCTAGTATATTAGAAAAAGCTAATAAGTTTAATATACCTTTAGATAGAATAGATAACGAAATAGAGGACATAGCAGGTATAAGGGTTATGTGTCAATTTGTTGATGATATTGAAAAGGTTGTTGAAATAATAAGAGGAAGAAAGGATATGCAAATACTATATGAAAAAGACTATATAACCAACGTGAAAGAAAGTGGTTATAGAAGTTATCATGTTGTTATAAAATATCCTGTAAATATGGCAGATGGTGAAAAAGATATTTTAGCAGAATTTCAAATAAGAACTTTAGCAATGAATTTTTGGGCAACTATAGAACATTCTCTTAATTATAAATATAAGCATGAAATACCAGATAATATAAAGTTAAAATTAAAAAGTGCTGGTGATGCTGCCTTTCAGCTAGATGAACAAATGCTTGAAATAAAAGATGAAATAAAGGATGCTCAAAAGTTGTTTGAAGTAAAGTCAAGCCTTGTTTCAGATATAATGAATAATATATTGACGCTATCATCTATGGGTAAGTTTTCAGAGGCTAAAAGATATCAAAATCAATTAAATAAGCTTATAGAAGAAGGAGAAGTATTTGAACTTGCTAATTTATTAAGAAATACAGAAAAAGTTCTTGAAATGTACAAATAG
- a CDS encoding DUF2225 domain-containing protein, whose protein sequence is MSKNIFSGLEDLGFDDIDEIDLYHTKKEQIKKEEILHLTDEEKQRNLLYNREVTCPVCDNVFKTKAVKTSAARILRKDSDSFIIFDVINPYFYDVWICNKCGYAAMKRDFNKIRNSETELVKEKIKPKWHPKTYPDVYNVNIAIERFKLSLLNYYVIDAKASKKAMNCLKIAWMYRLLKDSENETTFLKQALEGFNSAYFNEGFPLYNMDKFTSMYIIGELNRRLGNNDESLKWFSQIITAPGAPSKLKDKSRDQRDLIKEAEDLEKSADKSNADETPIKEEKPKRGFFSKFFS, encoded by the coding sequence ATGTCAAAAAATATATTTTCCGGTTTGGAAGATTTAGGGTTTGATGATATAGATGAAATAGATTTGTACCATACAAAAAAAGAACAAATAAAAAAAGAAGAAATACTTCACTTAACCGATGAGGAAAAGCAAAGAAATTTATTATATAATCGTGAGGTTACATGTCCTGTTTGTGATAATGTTTTTAAAACTAAAGCAGTTAAAACCTCAGCTGCTAGAATTTTAAGAAAAGATTCTGATTCATTCATTATATTTGATGTTATAAATCCTTATTTTTATGATGTATGGATTTGTAACAAATGTGGATATGCTGCAATGAAAAGAGACTTTAATAAAATAAGAAACTCTGAAACTGAACTAGTAAAGGAAAAAATTAAACCCAAATGGCATCCTAAAACTTATCCAGACGTGTATAATGTAAACATAGCTATAGAAAGGTTTAAACTTTCTTTATTAAATTATTACGTAATAGATGCAAAAGCTAGTAAAAAAGCAATGAATTGCTTAAAGATAGCTTGGATGTATAGATTATTAAAAGACTCTGAGAATGAGACTACATTCTTAAAGCAAGCTTTAGAAGGCTTTAATTCTGCTTATTTTAATGAAGGTTTTCCTTTATATAATATGGATAAGTTCACTTCCATGTATATCATAGGAGAATTAAATAGAAGACTAGGAAATAATGATGAAAGTTTAAAATGGTTCAGTCAAATAATAACTGCTCCAGGTGCTCCTTCAAAGCTTAAAGATAAAAGTAGAGATCAAAGAGACTTGATAAAAGAAGCTGAAGACTTGGAAAAAAGTGCTGATAAGTCAAATGCTGATGAAACTCCTATAAAAGAAGAAAAACCTAAAAGAGGATTTTTTTCAAAATTTTTCAGTTAA